AAAATATATTAACTGAGGAACAAACAGAAACCCAGTTGATCTTGTCAGATAACAAGGTGATATCCTTACCGGAGAAGGAATCGTTCATTCTTTATGATTCGGCTTCAATTAAAGTAAGTTCCCGGGAAACCTTAAAAAATGAAATATCGAAAAATGAAACATCTGAATTCAATCAATTAATTATTCCGAAAGGCAAACGATCTTTTCTCACCCTTTCCGACGGCACCAGGATATGGGTAAATTCCGGTACAAGAGTAGTGTTCCCCGTAGAATTTAAAGCCGGTAACAGGGAAATATTTGTTGACGGTGAAATATACCTTGATGTACAACCGGATAAACATCGACCTTTTATTGTTCGCACCAGCGATATCGATATACAGGTTTTAGGAACGGAATTTAATGTCCAGGCATATAGTTCTGATAATCAGAAAAGAGTGGTTTTGAGATCCGGATCAGTAAAAATATCCAATACTGATGATAAAGAAATATTCCTGCGGCCGGATGAAATGTATGAATTGAATGACGAAAAAGAAGTGATTGCACAGGTAGACGTCAATACATATACATCGTGGATCGACGGAGTTTATATATGCGAAAAAGAAAGATTGGATGTTATTATTACCCGGTTATCAAGATATTACGGAAAGGAAATGATCGTAGATAAAAAAGCTGCCGGATTGAGATGCAACGGGAAACTGGATCTGAAAGATAACCTGGATGATGTGATGGCCATTATCAAATATATTGCTCCTGTAAATTGCACTTATGAAAAAGATAAATACATAATCACC
This genomic stretch from Bacteroidales bacterium harbors:
- a CDS encoding FecR domain-containing protein, coding for MEKTKKDIKDYLSFTFENFLQDDFFVKSVLKPTEESDLFWKSFKKEYKGDLDGFYNAAKCINDLNKNLLSDHNVQNIWNDIQISNRKQPAKIRIIYISGLVTAASIALLLFFRFFFSPVQEINEQGIKTFAYENILTEEQTETQLILSDNKVISLPEKESFILYDSASIKVSSRETLKNEISKNETSEFNQLIIPKGKRSFLTLSDGTRIWVNSGTRVVFPVEFKAGNREIFVDGEIYLDVQPDKHRPFIVRTSDIDIQVLGTEFNVQAYSSDNQKRVVLRSGSVKISNTDDKEIFLRPDEMYELNDEKEVIAQVDVNTYTSWIDGVYICEKERLDVIITRLSRYYGKEMIVDKKAAGLRCNGKLDLKDNLDDVMAIIKYIAPVNCTYEKDKYIITYKP